The following are encoded in a window of Lagenorhynchus albirostris chromosome 3, mLagAlb1.1, whole genome shotgun sequence genomic DNA:
- the CERS4 gene encoding ceramide synthase 4, translated as MWSSLNEWLWQERFWLPPNNSWAVLEDRDGLVYAHPRDMLMALPLALALVAVRFTFERFIGLPLSRWLGVRNQTRRPVKPNATLEKHFLMEGQRPTEPQMSLLATQCGLTLRQTQHWFRRRRNQDRPCLTKKFCEASWRFAFYLCSFIGGISVLYHESWLWTPVMCWDSYPQQPLKPALYHWYLLELSFYISLLITLPFDTKRKDFKEQVAHHFVTITLIVFSYSTNLLRIGSLVLLLHDSSDYLLEACKLFNYTHWRRVCDALFIIFSLVFFYTRLVLFPTQILYTTYYESIANSGPFFGYYFFNVLLMTLQLLHVFWSCLILRMIYSFIKKGQMEKDVRSDVEESDSSDGEAAQEYPQLKNRAAHRPGAAPTDGPRSRAARRMANGHTPAT; from the exons ATGTGGTCCAGCCTGAATGAGTGGCTATGGCAGGAGAGGTTCTGGCTACCACCCAACAACTCATGGGCTGTACTGGAGGACCGCGATGGCCTGGTCTACGCCCACCCCCGGGACATGCTGATGGCCCTGCCCCTGGCTCTGGCCCTGGTGGCTGTGCGCTTCACCTTCGAGAG ATTCATAGGCCTGCCCCTGAGCCGGTGGCTGGGTGTGCGGAACCAGACCAGGAGGCCGGTGAAGCCCAATGCCACGCTGGAGAAACACTTCCTTATGGAAGGGCAGAGACCCACAGAG ccccagatgAGCCTCCTGGCGACCCAGTGTGGGCTCACCCTGCGACAGACCCAACACTGGTTCCGGAGACGCCGGAACCAGGACCGGCCCTGCCTGACCAAGAAGTTCTGTGAGGCCAG CTGGAGGTTCGCCTTCTATCTGTGCTCCTTCATCGGTGGAATCTCGGTTCTTTACCAC GAATCGTGGCTGTGGACGCCGGTAATGTGCTGGGACAGTTACCCACAGCAG CCCCTGAAGCCGGCCCTGTACCACTGGTATCTCCTGGAGCTGAGTTTCTACATCTCTCTGCTGATCACGCTGCCCTTCGACACCAAGCGCAAG GATTTCAAGGAGCAGGTGGCACATCACTTTGTGACCATCACCCTGATCGTCTTCTCCTACAGCACGAATCTGCTGCGCATCGGCTCTCTGGTGCTGCTATTGCACGACTCCTCCGACTACCTGCTGGAG GCCTGTAAGTTGTTCAACTACACGCACTGGCGGCGCGTGTGCGATGCTCTCTTCATCATCTTCTCGTTGGTCTTCTTCTACACTCGCCTCGTGCTCTTCCCCACCCA GATCCTCTATACCACATACTACGAGTCCATTGCCAACTCGGGCCCCTTCTTCGGCTACTACTTTTTCAACGTGCTTCTGATGACGCTACAGCTGCTGCACGTGTTCTGGTCTTGCCTTATCCTTCGCATGATCTACAGCTTCATAAAGAAAGGCCAG ATGGAGAAGGATGTTCGCAGCGACGTGGAAGAGTCAGACTCCAGCGATGGGGAGGCAGCCCAGGAGTACCCGCAGCTGAAGAACAGGGCGGCTCACCGGCCCGGAGCAGCCCCCACTGATGGCCCTCGGAGCCGGGCAGCCAGGCGGATGGCCAACGGGCACACACCAGCCACGTAG